The following proteins are co-located in the Mauremys reevesii isolate NIE-2019 linkage group 23, ASM1616193v1, whole genome shotgun sequence genome:
- the LOC120389027 gene encoding cbp/p300-interacting transactivator 3 produces the protein MADHMMMSMSHGVTGLQNYRMGMNGLQGPPQHGQHVLRTLPTTNQMMQYGGASMDGSMRPRPNINGQMGHHQMPNTMMFNSPSQQQQQYMSPVGAQQLMASMHLQKLNTQYQGHPLMGMSNGPMAAGAQQYRVVPSQHPGMQHMPSPALTLNVMDTDLIDEEVLTSLVQELGLDRIQELPELFLGQNEFDFISDFVSKQQPSAISC, from the coding sequence ATGGCAGATCACATGATGATGTCAATGAGCCATGGAGTTACTGGGCTCCAGAATTACCGCATGGGAATGAATGGGCTGCAGGGACCCCCCCAGCATGGGCAGCATGTGCTAAGGACTCTACCTACGACCAACCAGATGATGCAGTACGGAGGGGCCAGCATGGATGGGAGCATGAGGCCAAGACCCAATATCAATGGACAAATGGGCCACCATCAAATGCCGAACACTATGATGTTCAACAGTccgagccagcagcagcagcaatacatGAGCCCTGTGGGCGCTCAGCAGCTTATGGCCAGCATGCACTTACAGAAACTCAACACCCAGTATCAAGGGCACCCTCTAATGGGCATGAGCAATGGTCCCATGGCAGCAGGTGCACAGCAATACAGAGTGGTGCCCAGTCAGCACCCTGGCATGCAGCACATGCCCTCACCAGCTCTGACCTTGAATGTTATGGACACTGATCTCATAGATGAGGAGGTCTTGACATCTCTGGTCCAGGAACTGGGTTTGGACCGGAttcaggagctgcctgagctcttCTTGGGACAGAACGAATTTGACTTCATTTCAGACTTTGTCAGCAAACAGCAGCCCAGTGCCATCAGCTGCTGA